The following proteins come from a genomic window of Zingiber officinale cultivar Zhangliang unplaced genomic scaffold, Zo_v1.1 ctg206, whole genome shotgun sequence:
- the LOC122036757 gene encoding serine/threonine-protein phosphatase BSL3-like, protein MGEQDGIWAWHRINILFNWLPLAALMEKKVICMHGGIGHSINHVEQIENLQRPITMETGAIVLMDLLWSDPTENDSVEGLRPNAKGPGLVTFGLIVRAHECVMDGFERFAQGHLITLFSATNYCGTTNNTGQFWFWDEILWLS, encoded by the exons ATG GGAGAACAAGATGGAATCTGGGCATGGCACCGTATTAACATATTGTTTAATTGGTTGCCTTTAGCTGCTTTAATGGAGAAGAAAGTTATCTGCATGCATGGtg gtATTGGTCATTCCATAAATCATGTAGAGCAGATCGAAAACCTTCAACGACCTATCACAATGGAAACTGGCGCAATAGTTCTTATGGATCTGCTATG GTCTGATCCAACAGAGAACGACAGTGTTGAGGGGTTAAGACCAAATGCCAAGGGGCCTGGCTTGGTTACTTTTGGG TTGATAGTAAGGGCACATGAGTGTGTCATGGATGGTTTTGAACGATTTGCTCAGGGTCATTTAATCACTCTTTTCTCTGCAACTAACTATTGTG GAACAACAAATAACACGGGGCAATTTTGGTTTTGGGATGAGATCTTGTGGTTGTCCTAA